The Oscarella lobularis chromosome 8, ooOscLobu1.1, whole genome shotgun sequence nucleotide sequence GAGTCCCGTCGACATTTCTTCCGCCTTCGTACTCATTGCGTTCACCTTTCCCTGGAGGACGGCTATGTCCTTCTTCGCTCCGTCcacgtcgccttcgacgccCTCGAAATTGCTCTTGGTGCTCGCCGCGTTGATTTTCATCTCGTTCAAGTCGGCGTTCAGCTGCTTCACCTGTTGGACCGTCATCGAAACCGCGTTGAGAGCGACCGCGTCCTCTTTCAGTCCCGCCAAAGTGAAATTCATAGCAATGAGCTAAAAAGGATATTTTTTACGTATAAAAACGATGAACGCTTTCCCATAGCCGAACGACCtctttcttcactttgacAATATTTGCGTAAAGACGATTTACgtcccttttctcctttgcctccAACGCCTTCACATCTCGTCCCGTTCCTTCCCATTTTTTGCTAGCTGCATCAATtcctcaaaaaaaaaaaaaaagaaaagaaataaaaccGTCATCTTTGATACTCTAAAGGTATGTGTGTGTATCGAAGGCACTTTTTCTCTAACGCACAACCCTGTCTATATTTTCCTCGTCTCACCTGTCGAACATCGGATTTGGAGATCGCTGACGTCCTGTTTGAGCGTTAGAACGAGATAGCCGAGCACGCCAACAGCGCCGATCATGGCGATAAGGATCAAAATGAAGGCAACGCGAAGGAATCCGCGACATTCGCCGGCGCAGCttgacgaattcgtcgtctttttcgttctAGATTCCCAAGAAGGGGGCCCCTCAATTACCAAATGCGAACGACAAGCTCcgcacgtcgacggagaCGTCATTGGCTCGTACTTTAGATTTGAACGCGGTCCTTTTCGCAAAGGCGGAAGGCTGAATTGTTCGACTTCTGACTCCGTGCCGGATACGTTGACGAGCAGTTGGTGACCGTCGTGCGAACCGTTTGCCGCAACGTTCGGTTTTCCCATTGTTCAAAACTGTACGCGGCGAACAAAGACAAACGCGAGGGGAATGGGTTCTATCCGGGACTAAGTGCATACGTCATTGCTTAGTCATTGACCGCGTTTTTTAGGAGAAAATTCACACCACGCCCAGTACAGTACATGCGTTTAGAAAAACTGTAATTCTCAAGCAGTCTTCATTCTACTGACTACTACAGTGAGTAGACGGAGCCTGACCTCAGCGTTTGCAAAATATTCTCTACGTCTATGTTATTGATGTTCTAGAAATACTTCATTCTGCACCTGGAAAAACTGTTATAATTCCCTCCTCGGCTAATTTCATACGAAGATCCGTTTCTAATTTGAAGTCGTGAAATAAAAATTGCTTCTTCTGGGCTAAATTTTGCCTTGTACTGACACTTTCTTGATCAAGTGAGTAATAGTGTCCATAATTGCCATCCTTGTTTATACCAAACCCAAACACGTTCACCTATATACAGTCAACAATTAGCTATGAGTGCGTTGGTTCTTCGGTACCTTGTTGCAAACGTGAACAGCAAAAAGTATAATAACAATTCCGCTTGATATCCGCAGTTTTTTGTATGACATCCATTCAGTTTTCACAGATCGATACAAGTCTGGATGAATTAGATAAACCTACGAAAAAATACAttcctaaataaataataacaTTAGAGCGTACATCAGATGAATTCGCTCTAAGTATCGATGGTGCACGTCCGGCAAAATGTATTTCCCTCGTTCCTGTAGGAATAACCAGTATTTTGTTGGGCTTCTGATACGAATTTGCTATGCAAGAGTAAAGAGTCTGAAATGTTGTCTTTACGCCGACGTCTTTTCCGTATCCCTTTGTAGCAGCTGCGTTCATTCTGTAACCACAATGCAATGTTTATAGTTTTGAAATGTCGCTTGCCTAAAGACAACGTCGTGGCTATCAATAACGAGACCGTAATCGGATCCACTCAAGTTATCGGAGTTGCCGACTACAGCACATGAAATAGTTCCTTTCGCCTTTCTCCACTGACTAAAAATATCTTTGCTGGAAATTGTTCTCAACGCGTCTGCAGAAATTGCGCGAAATCGCTCGTCCGTGAATTTATCGACTTTTGAACTCTAAACACGAGTTCATTTAGACacttattttaattaagaaaaaaacgaaatgaTACCCGAATTGCTTCTATAGACTCTGTTGATATGGACGAATCGCTACGTGACCACATCACCTTCAAAGACTTATCGTATCGATCGCAAAACCATTTGGAGCGAGCCAACATCAAGCCTACATGTATACGCATCTGATTTCGCGGAAATCTCCTCCCCACCAGGACGACCACACAGCAAAGACAGTAGACTACTACTTAAACCTAACTGAGGCCAGTGTTGCTTACCGCAGTGAGATGATGACAGCttgatcgacggcgacgtcaaattctACCGGAGAGAGAGACTCTACAATCCTTGGTGTTACTTCAAGTAACAAGTAACACTCGATCGGCGATGGGGCACCTTCTCATAAAGGCTTTATGAGGAGGTGCCCCATCGCCGATCGAGTCCCCTATAGCTGAGCAAGGAGCTGACCTTTGAGAATAGATAGACGTAAACAAACCAGCCGAGAAACGCACACGAAAGTATTAGAATCCACGTCTGCTTCATAGCTTGCGCCAGAGCTCTATATAAATAAGGCTCTGTGCTGCGCAGTAGAAGCACGTGACGTTGAGTCGCAACTTTCTCCATACAAACCTgggttttaattaattaaacatcaATTTTGAGTACTACATGCGCTCAGAGAAACTGCAATTCTCGAGTATTTACTACTACAGTCCTCTGTGTGTCGACGGATCTCAGCATTCGTAAATATTCTCTACGTCTATGTTATTGACTCATTCTGAACCTGGAAAAACTGTTATTATTCCTTCTTCGGCTAATTTCAGACGAAGATCTGTTTCTGATTTGAAGTCATGAAAGACGAATTGCTTCTTCTGGGCAAAATTTTGCCTTGTACTGACACTTTCTTGACCGAGAGAGTAATAGTGTCCATAGTTGCCATTCTTGTTTACACCAAACCCAAACACACTCACCTAGTACAATCCACAATTAGTTATGTGTGGGTGCACCAGTTTCCTTTGTACCTTGTCGCAAACGTGAACAGCAAAAAGCAGAATGACAATTCCACTTGATACACGCGGTTTTTTGTATGACATCCATTTCCATTTCACAGATCGACTAAAGTCTGGATGAATTAGATAAACCTAGATAAAAAGAAACACATCGCTAAATATTTGAATAATAACATTATAAGATCGAGAGACGTACATCAGATGAATTTGCTTTAAGTGCTGACGGTGCACGCCCGGCAAACTTTATTTCCCTCGTTCCCGTAGGAATCACCAGTATTTTGTTGGGTTTTTGATATGAACTTCCTATGCGAGAATAAAGACTctgaaacgtcgtctttacgccgacgtctttttcataTCCCTTTGTAATGGCGGCATTCATTCTGTAGATAATACGCTATGATAATGATTGCAGCGAGAGTTTTGAATTTTGCTTGCCTAAAGACGACATTGTGGCTATCAATAATTGAGCCGTAATTGGATCCAATCAAGTTATCTGAGTTGCCGACTACAGCACATgaaatttttcctttctcctttctccaCTGACTAAATATGTCCTTGCTGGAAATTGTCTTAAATGCGTCTGCAGCAGTCGCGCGAAATTGCTCATCCGTGAATCGATCGATTCCCAAACCCTAAAACGGGAAATTGACTAAAGagattattatttaggcaaaCAAAAAGATGATACCCgaattgattttattgacTCTACGGATACGGGCGGATCGTCGCGTGACCAAATCACCTTCAAAGACTTGCTGTATCGATCGCAAAACCATTTAGAATGAGCCAACATCAAGCCTAAACAAAAACGCGCATGTAGGCGCGTGCTAGCTGTACCATACCAAGACGATCTACATGTACGTATCCAGACTCTCAAGCTAAGTGGCTGTTCCGAGAGTCTGGGAACGAGGCTATAAGATATTACCGCAAGAAATATCGACTGACGTCGGAGGCAGCGCCGATCGAGACTCGGAGAGAAGTGAGGGGCGGCGGCCTGCTTCATCGGCAGAGTCGCTCGCTGAGCGGAAGAAAAGACCGAAGTAAGCGAAGAGGCCGAGCGCACACGAAGGCACTGCTAGGATCAACCACTTCCTTGAGAGCCTCATGAGCCGAAGATATTGTACGGggtggcaaacgcagtttgcgagcTGCCCGTATAACCGTTAAACGGCGATGTTAGGCGCCGGAAgtgtgtgtttgtctgtccATACGTCTATGGTCTGTCCACGGCCCTGTCCACGTCGCCCGTCCACGTCAGGGATACGTCACCTAAACACCCGGGGTTTTttgtacagcgcatgcgtgacCTAGGTGTCTGGAGACTGGTGGCGCCTGATCAgtttcgcgaagaaatgaaattaAACTCGTAAAAAGCACGCGACGCTCAAAAATTAGCTAATGATTCATTTATCAGCCACCCCACTAAGATAGCGGAATAAATAATTGGACCATGTAACAGTAACATTCGAATCTTACCTGTTCCTTTTCCAGTTTCATTCGAATTCTGGTGTAAAGTGAATAGAGTTTTCGATCTACAACGGTGTACTTCACGCTATTGATTCCGTCACTCGAAAACCGACGTTCCCTTGTTTTTAATTGATCAAATCTAGACACACGACGAATCCTGTATGTTCACCCACACCGAAGCATCATTTCACCGTCTTGGATTTAACGCTGCGCTTTTGTGATGCTTCAA carries:
- the LOC136189767 gene encoding CMP-N-acetylneuraminate-beta-galactosamide-alpha-2,3-sialyltransferase 2-like isoform X5, coding for MRIHVMWSRSDSSISTESIEAIRSSKVDKFTDERFRAISADALRTISSKDIFSQWRKAKGTISCAVVGNSDNLSGSDYGLVIDSHDVVFRMNAAATKGYGKDVGVKTTFQTLYSCIANSYQKPNKILVIPTGTREIHFAGRAPSILRANSSDVYLIHPDLYRSVKTEWMSYKKLRISSGIVIILFAVHVCNKVNVFGFGINKDGNYGHYYSLDQESVSTRQNLAQKKQFLFHDFKLETDLRMKLAEEGIITVFPGAE
- the LOC136189767 gene encoding CMP-N-acetylneuraminate-beta-galactosamide-alpha-2,3-sialyltransferase 2-like isoform X2, whose amino-acid sequence is MRIHVGLMLARSKWFCDRYDKSLKVMWSRSDSSISTESIEAIRSSKVDKFTDERFRAISADALRTISSKDIFSQWRKAKGTISCAVVGNSDNLSGSDYGLVIDSHDVVFRMNAAATKGYGKDVGVKTTFQTLYSCIANSYQKPNKILVIPTGTREIHFAGRAPSILRANSSDVYLIHPDLYRSVKTEWMSYKKLRISSGIVIILFAVHVCNKVNVFGFGINKDGNYGHYYSLDQESVSTRQNLAQKKQFLFHDFKLETDLRMKLAEEGIITVFPGAE
- the LOC136189767 gene encoding CMP-N-acetylneuraminate-beta-galactosamide-alpha-2,3-sialyltransferase 2-like isoform X4 yields the protein MRIHSLKVMWSRSDSSISTESIEAIRSSKVDKFTDERFRAISADALRTISSKDIFSQWRKAKGTISCAVVGNSDNLSGSDYGLVIDSHDVVFRMNAAATKGYGKDVGVKTTFQTLYSCIANSYQKPNKILVIPTGTREIHFAGRAPSILRANSSDVYLIHPDLYRSVKTEWMSYKKLRISSGIVIILFAVHVCNKVNVFGFGINKDGNYGHYYSLDQESVSTRQNLAQKKQFLFHDFKLETDLRMKLAEEGIITVFPGAE
- the LOC136189767 gene encoding CMP-N-acetylneuraminate-beta-galactosamide-alpha-2,3-sialyltransferase 2-like isoform X3 translates to MLARSKWFCDRYDKSLKVMWSRSDSSISTESIEAIRSSKVDKFTDERFRAISADALRTISSKDIFSQWRKAKGTISCAVVGNSDNLSGSDYGLVIDSHDVVFRMNAAATKGYGKDVGVKTTFQTLYSCIANSYQKPNKILVIPTGTREIHFAGRAPSILRANSSDVYLIHPDLYRSVKTEWMSYKKLRISSGIVIILFAVHVCNKVNVFGFGINKDGNYGHYYSLDQESVSTRQNLAQKKQFLFHDFKLETDLRMKLAEEGIITVFPGAE
- the LOC136189767 gene encoding CMP-N-acetylneuraminate-beta-galactosamide-alpha-2,3-sialyltransferase 2-like isoform X6, which codes for MWSRSDSSISTESIEAIRSSKVDKFTDERFRAISADALRTISSKDIFSQWRKAKGTISCAVVGNSDNLSGSDYGLVIDSHDVVFRMNAAATKGYGKDVGVKTTFQTLYSCIANSYQKPNKILVIPTGTREIHFAGRAPSILRANSSDVYLIHPDLYRSVKTEWMSYKKLRISSGIVIILFAVHVCNKVNVFGFGINKDGNYGHYYSLDQESVSTRQNLAQKKQFLFHDFKLETDLRMKLAEEGIITVFPGAE
- the LOC136189766 gene encoding CMP-N-acetylneuraminate-beta-galactosamide-alpha-2,3-sialyltransferase 2-like, whose amino-acid sequence is MRLSRKWLILAVPSCALGLFAYFGLFFRSASDSADEAGRRPSLLSESRSALPPTSVDISCGLMLAHSKWFCDRYSKSLKVIWSRDDPPVSVESIKSIRGLGIDRFTDEQFRATAADAFKTISSKDIFSQWRKEKGKISCAVVGNSDNLIGSNYGSIIDSHNVVFRMNAAITKGYEKDVGVKTTFQSLYSRIGSSYQKPNKILVIPTGTREIKFAGRAPSALKANSSDVYLIHPDFSRSVKWKWMSYKKPRVSSGIVILLFAVHVCDKVSVFGFGVNKNGNYGHYYSLGQESVSTRQNFAQKKQFVFHDFKSETDLRLKLAEEGIITVFPGSE
- the LOC136189767 gene encoding CMP-N-acetylneuraminate-beta-galactosamide-alpha-2,3-sialyltransferase 2-like isoform X1; this encodes MKQTWILILSCAFLGWFVYVYLFSKNLTSPSIKLSSSHCGLMLARSKWFCDRYDKSLKVMWSRSDSSISTESIEAIRSSKVDKFTDERFRAISADALRTISSKDIFSQWRKAKGTISCAVVGNSDNLSGSDYGLVIDSHDVVFRMNAAATKGYGKDVGVKTTFQTLYSCIANSYQKPNKILVIPTGTREIHFAGRAPSILRANSSDVYLIHPDLYRSVKTEWMSYKKLRISSGIVIILFAVHVCNKVNVFGFGINKDGNYGHYYSLDQESVSTRQNLAQKKQFLFHDFKLETDLRMKLAEEGIITVFPGAE